A DNA window from Fusarium fujikuroi IMI 58289 draft genome, chromosome FFUJ_chr11 contains the following coding sequences:
- a CDS encoding related to fructosyl amino acid oxidase: MSVSKSEPILIIGGGAFGLSTVVHLLRAGYKDITVLDKDEEIPSRWSAANDLNKIVRAEYEDPLYQDLTKAIEAWQTPLFAPHFHQVGFLHCVSGKAPKEALDTLNRFRAAAERDPRMRSHLSPLDSQEDIADAVWQYKDSAFPGWNGYFNRFDGYAHSGNALKSIFLATRAQGVKYILGAAGAVSEIVYEKTSSVRKAKGVKTTGGLFYSSNLVIVSVGAAGAKLVPEIGKQLVAKSWSVAHLHLTDDETSALRGIPVTYARDLGFFFEPDPKTNLLKLCPMGGGFINTDPKTGISHAPTDLKQSAFLPEGDEKQLRELVRQTLPQFADRPFVKKTLCWFADTADSDFIIDYVPNTSSSVLFLSGDSGHGFKFFPIFGGFVKDLLQSEKGEQPEARWRWKNPKIDEVKGDWGGAVSWRLGNSTELVDIQPVGQTKL, encoded by the exons ATGAGCGTCTCCAAATCTGAACCGATCCTTATCATAGGAGGCGGTGCCTTTGGCCTCTCAACAGTCGTGCACCTCCTCAGAGCAGGCTACAAGGACATTACCGTTCTcgacaaagatgaagagattcCCTCTCGATGGTCTGCTGCAAATGATCTCAACAAAATCGTGCGCGCAGAATACGAAGATCCTCTATACCAAGACCTCACA AAAGCAATTGAGGCCTGGCAAACTCCCCTGTTCGCTCCGCATTTCCACCAAGTAGGCTTCCTGCACTGTGTTTCTGGCAAAGCACCAAAAGAAGCGCTTGACACGCTCAATCGATTCCGCGCTGCTGCGGAGCGCGACCCTCGCATGAGATCTCATCTTTCGCCACTTGATAGCCAGGAGGATATTGCAGATGCTGTTTGGCAGTACAAGGACAGCGCGTTTCCTGGGTGGAATGGGTACTTTAATAGGTTCGATGGTTATGCGCACTCTGGCAACGCGTTGAAGTCCATTTTTCTGGCGACGCGGGCCCAAGGTGTGAAGTATATCCTTGGTGCAGCAGGCGCTGTATCTGAGATCGTTTACGAGAAGACGTCGTCTGTTCGCAAGGCAAAGGGCGTCAAAACCACTGGCGGGCTGTTTTACTCCTCTAATCTGGTCATCGTCTCTGTCGGTGCGGCTGGTGCCAAGCTTGTCCCAGAGATTGGCAAACAACTCGTCGCAAAGTCATGGTCTGTGGCTCACTTACATCTGACCGACGACGAAACATCTGCTCTTCGTGGTATTCCAGTGACATACGCACGCGATCTCGGTTTCTTCTTCGAGCCCGATCCCAAGACGAATCTCCTCAAACTATGTCCCATGGGCGgtggcttcatcaacactgaTCCCAAGACCGGAATTTCACATGCACCTACAGATTTGAAGCAGAGTGCCTTCCTACCCGAGGGTGATGAGAAGCAGCTCCGTGAGCTTGTGCGACAGACCCTCCCTCAGTTCGCTGACAGGCCGTTCGTAAAAAAGACCCTGTGCTGGTTCGCTGATACAGCCGACTCGGACTTTATCATCGACTACGTGCCCAACACGTCTTCATCGGTGCTATTCTTGTCTGGAGATAGTGGTCATGGGTTCAAGTTCTTCCCTATCTTTGGCGGGTTTGTGAAGGATCTGTTGCAGTCAGAGAAGGGAGAGCAACCTGAGgcgagatggagatggaaaaACCCCAAGATAGATGAGGTAAAGGGTGATTGGGGCGGTGCTGTGAGCTGGAGACTTGGCAACTCGACTGAGCTTGTGGATATACAGCCTGTTGGCCAGACCAAGCTCTAG
- a CDS encoding probable aspartate aminotransferase, cytoplasmic — MTTLSTTTRSRAAQGLTLTLRPTSRVRRDSLIALARYSSTNAAAALEATRTNTPVAKGAESPLSELPPLVLYRSLLVNSVSSRPWLLIPSLHLLQKLSNPTNPYLFNVDRNPLLRSLLKHTFYKQFCAGETGAETQSTMKSLQDMGFKGTILTFAKETVFDAKTGKGQGFGIEASSSNECQWCENIEAWREGTVRTVELLREGDQLAVKMTGAGPGVCDAFANGTELPKQFVDASHEIAQKCKDRGAYILIDAESQHYQWGIFRLGMELQQKFNTDGKVVLYNTYQAYLKSTHDTLAKHLQAAVDKGFTLGIKVVRGAYMASDPRSLIHDTKQDTDDSYNQIAQGVLRQEFRSFGTSKPFPSAQLLLASHNKESLVKAHETHQERTKAGLPTVPVKFAQLHGMSDEVSFGLLKLKDDAGVAPEVYKCTTWGTLPECMAYLTRRAMENRDAAARTLDEYSALKSELWRRLAFWR, encoded by the exons ATGACAACACTCTCAACTACTACTCGTTCACGCGCCGCCCAAGGCCTTACCCTCACACTCCGCCCTACTTCACGAGTGCGGCGCGATAGCCTCATCGCGCTCGCTCGCTACTCCTCCACCAACGCCGCAGCAGCGCTTGAGGCGACACGCACAAACACACCCGTCGCCAAAGGCGCAGAATCACCACTTTCAGAACTTCCTCCCTTGGTTCTCTACCGCTCTCTCCTGGTCAATTCCgtatcatcaagaccatGGCTCCTCATCCCTTCactgcatcttcttcagaagcTCTCCAACCCTACGAACCCATATCTCTTCAATGTTGATCGCAACCCGCTACTGCGAAGCTTGCTGAAGCATACGTTTTACAAACAGTTTTGCGCTGGTGAGACTGGCGCTGAGACGCAGTCTACAATGAAGTCATTGCAGGATATGGGATTCAAGGGAACAATTCTCACATTCGCGAAGGAGACTGTCTTTGATGCCAAGACTGGTAAAGGTCAGGGTTTTGGTATCGAAGCCTCGAGCTCGAATGAGTGCCAGTGGTGCGAGAACATTGAGGCCTGGAGAGAGGGAACTGTCAGGACTGTTGAGTTGCTCCGCGAGGGAGATCAATTGGCTGTCAA AATGACAGGCGCTGGACCTGGAGTCTGCGACGCTTTCGCCAACGGCACCGAACTCCCTAAGCAATTCGTAGACGCTAGCCACGAGATCGCACAAAAGTGCAAAGACCGCGGCGCATACATCCTCATCGACGCTGAATCGCAGCATTACCAATGGGGCATTTTCCGTCTCGGCATGGAACTCCAACAAAAGTTCAACACGGACGGCAAGGTCGTTCTCTATAATACCTACCAAGCCTATCTCAAGAGCACCCATGACACTCTGGCCAAGCATCTCCAAGCTGCTGTTGACAAGGGCTTCACACTGGGCATCAAGGTCGTTCGCGGCGCATACATGGCCTCTGATCCCCGCTCCCTAATCCACGACACAAAGCAAGACACGGACGACTCGTACAACCAAATCGCCCAGGGCGTTCTACGTCAAGAATTCCGCTCCTTCGGCACAAGCAAGCCCTTCCCCTCCGCACAGCTCCTTCTAGCCAGCCACAACAAAGAGTCGCTGGTCAAAGCTCACGAAACGCACCAGGAGCGCACCAAGGCGGGTCTTCCGACTGTGCCGGTCAAGTTTGCACAGCTCCATGGCATGTCGGACGAGGTTAGCTTCGGGCTGCTGAAGCTAAAGGACGATGCGGGGGTGGCTCCCGAGGTTTATAAGTGCACTACGTGGGGTACGCTTCCGGAGTGCATGGCTTATCTCACGAGGAGGGCTATGGAGAATAGGGATGCTGCTGCCAGAACGCTGGACGAGTATTCGGCGTTGAAGAGCGAGCTTTGGAGACGGTTGGCTTTCTGGCGATAG
- a CDS encoding related to pyrroline-5-carboxylate reductase produces MAGLSNATLTILGTGNITKPIVQNLLPAIKDGKTDLPFTKIIACVRSEGSQSKLSEQFSEYSSILTVSRGDNVKAVQNGDVIILGVDPADIADALTQEGIRDALSGKLLISVAAGWTKEKLESTLYGSETTKENASGRAWVIRTLPNIACMVSEGLIAIEKSLTEPQVPAELMDLTKSLFNTIGRTTEVAPRLMNATTAVGGSTPAMWAIICDAFIDASVAVGVPRATAQTMIYQSMKGSAAMLQSGLQPGDLRDQGTSPEGCTIGGIMVLEEAGVRGHLGRALREAVTLARLMETTTHVNDTRPTS; encoded by the exons ATGGCTGGTCTTAGCAATGCCACACTCACCATTCTGGGAACGG GAAACATCACAAAGCCTATTGTGCAGAATTTGCTTCCTGCCATCAAAGACGGCAAAACAGATTTGCCTTTCACAAAGATCATCGCTTGCGTGCGATCAGAAGGATCTCAGTCAAAGCTTAGTGAACAGTTCTCAGAGTACAGCAGCATTTTGACTGTGTCTCGTGGCGATAATGTCAAAGCTGTTCAGAACGGCGACGTGATAATCTTGGGCGTTGATCCAGCTGATATCGCCGACGCTCTCACTCAAGAGGGTATTCGCGATGCTTTGTCAGGCAAACTTCTCATCAGTGTAGCCGCTGGGTGGAcaaaggagaagctcgaaTCAACACTCTACGGAAGCGAGACAACCAAAGAGAATGCCTCTGGCAGGGCCTGGGTAATTCGTACTCTGCCAAACATTGCATGCATGGTATCAGAGGGTCTCATCGCTATTGAGAAATCACTTACCGAGCCTCAAGTCCCAGCAGAGCTCATGGACCTCACCAAAAGCCTTTTCAACACCATTGGCAGAACCACCGAAGTCGCTCCCCGTCTTATGAACGCCACTACAGCCGTTGGGGGGTCTACCCCAGCAATGTGGGCTATCATCTGCGACGCCTTCATCGATGCGTCCGTGGCCGTTGGTGTACCCAGGGCTACTGCACAGACAATGATCTATCAATCCATGAAGGGTTCAGCGGCAATGCTTCAGAGTGGGCTGCAACCCGGGGATTTGAGAGATCAGGGGACTTCCCCTGAGGGCTGCACTATTGGAGGAATCATGGTTCTAGAAGAAGCGGGAGTCAGGGGCCATCTTGGACGCGCGCTACGGGAAGCGGTCACTCTGGCAAGGTTGATGGAGACTACTACCCATGTCAATGATACACGACCTACTTCATAG
- a CDS encoding related to dihydrodipicolinate synthase, with product MAKEVSSSQIFVPTRTLPFNPGVWCPAVTFFNHSDDTVDHASQAKYFAHLADSGLNGLIVMGSNAEAFLLTREERYELIALARKTIGPDFPLMAGVGAHSTKQTLELAEDAHKAGANYLLVLPPAYFGKATSMNVVKRFFSEVAKKSPLPVVIYNFPGVTNGVDIDSETIVQIYEESKKSHPSGKSNVVGVKLTCGSVGKITRLAAQIPSSEFSTYGGQSDFLIGGLAAGSVGCVAAFANVFPTLTSKIYALYKEGKFDEALKLQQLAALAERPCKAGVASTKYAVAVFSARLAGVEGAEEKLAPRHPYEPVGEAVKTSVQSIMKEAGDKEEELLKTWTDRVKGRLN from the exons ATGGCTAAAGAGGTGAGCTCTTCCCAGATCTTTGTTCCTACGAGAACGCTTCCATTCAA CCCCGGAGTATGGTGTCCAGCAGTCACATTCTTCAACCACTCAGACGACACAGTAGACCATGCCTCTCAAGCGAAATACTTCGCCCATCTCGCCGACTCGGGCCTCAACGGCCTTATCGTGATGGGCTCCAACGCCGAAGCCTTCCTACTCACTCGCGAAGAGCGCTATGAGCTCATCGCCCTCGCCCGCAAGACAATCGGCCCTGACTTTCCCCTCATGGCCGGTGTCGGAGCTCACTCTACCAAGCAGACTCTGGagcttgctgaagatgctcacAAGGCTGGTGCGAATTATCTCCTCGTGCTGCCTCCTGCGTACTTTGGCAAGGCGACGAGTATGAACGTTGTTAAGCGCTTCTTTTCGGAGGTTGCGAAGAAGTCGCCTTTGCCAGTcgttatttataactttccTGGTGTGACGAACGGTGTTGATATCGATTCTGAGACGATTGTCCAGATCTATGaagagagcaagaagtcTCATCCTAGCGGAAAGTCCAACGTCGTCGGCGTGAAGTTGACCTGTGGCTCCGTTGGAAAGATCACCCGTCTCGCAGCTCAAATCCCTTCTTCAGAATTCTCTACATACGGCGGTCAATCCGACTTCCTCATTGGTGGTCTAGCAGCCGGCAGTGTAGGATGCGTCGCAGCGTTCGCCAACGTCTTCCCAACGCTGACATCGAAGATCTACGCTCTGTACAAAGAGGGAAAGTTCGACGAAGCGCTGAAGCTGCAAcagcttgctgctcttgctgagCGACCTTGCAAAGCGGGCGTTGCTTCTACAAAGTATGCTGTTGCAGTGTTTTCGGCAAGATTGGCGGGTGTCGAAGGggctgaggagaagttggCCCCGAGACATCCTTACGAGCCTGTTGGTGAGGCTGTGAAGACTAGTGTTCAGAGTATCATGAAGGAGGCGGGtgacaaggaggaggagttgctCAAGACTTGGACGGATCGTGTCAAGGGACGTCTGAACTAG
- a CDS encoding related to positive activator of transcription produces the protein MAPGSTHARKTSGTTAGSGRVSKRSDNACSRCRKQKIKCSGSHPCDACKKRKLSCEFDQRDQKVLVTRGFILDLQQRAATSQSSTGTAEYITPGSLDTNINAGGPSDSVEPPPHLPSPGGNVSASLPTEDSLLGSHSSTNSSGKGLDPIASALVNPLSSGQSKFMVSAQGREFYLGTSSNWSFTRRVLSLTHEYIHQSPISVDNLLFDGLAYDLGWDGSRITPALNPPVMPSLDHAVFLINTVKFHCGQLFHLFDEETFMAYLHEFYADPSSHIAAADLPYIHLLLILAFGKAFAENNNYQAKRPPGADYFVTALRLLPSIHILVYQPLISTEILCCIALYFESLDYRHSSHGFIGQAMRVALGQGMHTDMPVDQLGDRIVERSRRIWWTVYVLDREMTSLMGLPQSVHDDDIHHQLPHFDGSTQRVAALHMQIRLCRTIASVGRGVYGANGRLNKKFLLSTKKVLENIAGLADELQQQFPLGADKAVNGVSRVAGYLHTLYHQCIVLATRPLLLCFLKIRFETPDSITEALNSSQTVWNLIKMCIDSSYQMINILGCLQSQGLLEAFLPFDLESLFVSSFNLLIAPVLDPRFSEYDATFRHKTHIIFNEMISKGNLIAMFRRSELQQLDDMLGRLPREQSDTTPVPIDGQIIGGTIGEDEGSLNDLNDDNETMASMLPGMDDLGMDAWFTTAQMIDMANSIANSDTEFLSHTMMEHDIW, from the exons ATGGCGCCTGGATCGACGCATGCACGGAAAACGTCTGGTACGACTGCAGGATCGGGTCGCGTTTCCAAGAGATCTGATAATGC ATGCTCGCGATGTCGCAAGCAGAAAATAAAATGCTCAGGTTCACATCCTTGCGACGCGTGCAAGAAGCGCAAATTGTCTTGCGAGTTTGATCAACGTGATCAAAAGGTTCTCGTCACGCGTGG GTTCATTCTAGATCTACAGCAACGCGCTGCGACGAGTCAATCGAGTACTGGGACGGCCGAGTATATCACGCCCGGGTCTTTGGATACGAACATAAATGCTGGAGGACCTTCTGATTCAG TTGAACCACCACCGCATCTACCATCGCCTGGTGGCAATGTCTCTGCTTCGCTTCCGACTGAGGACTCGCTCCTCGGCAGCCACAGTAGCACCAATAGCAGCGGGAAGGGACTGGACCCCATCGCGTCTGCTCTGGTGAATCCGTTGTCGTCTGGGCAATCCAAGTTTATGGTGTCAGCGCAAGGTCGAGAAT TCTATCTCGGAACATCATCAAACTGGTCCTTCACCCGACGCGTCCTCAGTCTCACTCACGAATACATCCACCAAAGTCCAATCTCGGTCGACAACCTACTATTCGATGGCTTAGCATACGACCTTGGATGGGACGGCTCTCGAATCACCCCAGCGCTGAATCCGCCGGTTATGCCCAGTCTTGATCATGCAGTCTTCTTAATCAACACAGTCAAATTTCACTGCGGTCAGCTATTTCATCTGTTTGATGAAGAGACGTTCATGGCTTATCTCCACGAATTCTACGCGGATCCGAGTAGTCATATCGCAGCTGCGGACCTGCCATACATCcacctccttctcatcctcgcttTTGGCAAAGCTTTTGCCGAAAACAACAACTACCAAGCAAAGAGGCCCCCTGGCGCTGATTATTTCGTCACGGCCCTCCGACTTCTACCGAGCATTCACATCCTTGTTTACCAGCCACTGATATCGACAGAGATCTTATGTTGTATAGCTCTATACTTTGAGTCTCTCGACTACAGACACTCATCGCATGGATTT ATTGGACAAGCGATGAGAGTTGCACTCGGGCAAGGAATGCACACCGACATGCCAGTAGATCAACTAGGAGACCGCATTGTTGAACGGAGTCGAAGGATATGGTGGACCGTTTACGTATTAGACCGCGAGATGACATCTCTGATGGGCCTACCGCAATCCGTTCATGACGACGACATTCATCACCAGCTCCCGCACTTTGATGGGTCAACACAACGAGTGGCGGCGCTCCACATGCAGATTCGACTTTGCAGAACCATTGCATCGGTTGGGAGAG GAGTGTATGGAGCGAATGGCCGGCTGAACAAGAAGTTCCTACTCAGCACCAAAAAGGTTCTCGAGAACATTGCTGGTCTGGCGGACGAGCTACAGCAGCAGTTTCCACTAGGTGCAGATAAAGCGGTAAACGGCGTTTCAAGGGTAGCAGGGTATCTCCATACTCTATATCATCAG TGCATCGTCCTCGCAACAAGACCTCTACTACTCTGCTTCCTCAAAATCCGCTTCGAAACCCCCGACTCCATAACAGAAGCCCTCAACTCGTCCCAAACTGTCTGGAACCTGATCAAGATGTGCATCGACTCTTCCTACCAGATGATCAACATTCTTGGCTGTTTGCAAAGTCAAGGTCTGCTTG AAGCGTTTCTCCCTTTCGATCTCGAGTCGCTCTTCGTGTCGagcttcaacctcctcatcGCACCCGTTCTTGACCCGCGATTCTCAGAATACGATGCTACGTTCCGACACAAGACGCATATTATCTTCAACGAGATGATAAGTAAGGGTAATCTCATCGCCATGTTTCGAAGGTCGGAGTTGCAGCAGCTTGACGATATGTTGGGACGGTTACCGCGTGAACAATCTGACACAACACCGGTTCCGATTGATGGACAGATCATTGGAGGGACGATTGGCGAGGACGAAGGTAGTCTGAATGATTTGAACGATGATAATGAGACCATGGCTTCGATGTTGCCAGGTATGGATGATCTGGGGATGGATGCGTGGTTCACGACCGCGCAGATGATTGATATGGCGAATTCGATTGCGAACAGCGATACTGAGTTTCTATCGCACACAATGATGGAACATGATATTTGGTGA
- a CDS encoding probable aspartate aminotransferase, cytoplasmic, with amino-acid sequence MSTQQHSAFGAAEYIPPDPIFEVTKRFNADQSPQKVNLGQGTYRDENAKPWVLPSVREAEKLIGDAGHEYLPIEGLQSFRDEATKLLFHDTSALKENRIASCQSISGTGSLLLAGLVLRKASSGIENIIITDPTWSNHDLLFKEIGFNVVKAPYYKDRSFDFEGYISALKKADKRSAVILHACAHNPTGCDPTRDQWKQIAAVIKENGIFPIIDSAYLGFNSGNYDEDAWAIKYIVEDLGLEAAICMSFAKNMGLYGERVGLTAIVTKSEDSKRTVFSLLQNAQRQTVSNPPVYGARIAATVLGTPDLSKKWHQDLVTMSSRIRSMRKKLYDELVRLGTPGDWSHIVNQTGMFGYTGISKPQIERLEEQYHIYMANTSRISLAGLNDHNVEYVAKSLDEVVRNVL; translated from the exons ATGTCCACTCAACAGCATTCAGCCTTTGGCGCAGCGGAATACATCCCGCCTGACCCCATCTTTGAAGTGACCAAGCGTTTCAACGCCGACCAGAGTCCCCAGAAGGTGAACCTGGGACAAGGCACATATCGTGATGAGAATGCTAAGCCTTGGGTTCTTCCATCGGTgagagaggctgagaagctgaTTGGTGATGCCGGTCATGAGTATCTGCCCATTGAGGGTTTGCAGAGCTTTCGGGATGAGGCGACCAAGTTGTTGTTCCACGACACATCCGCGCTGAAAGAGAACAGA ATTGCCAGTTGTCAATCCATTTCCGGAACTGGATCTCTCCTCCTAgctggccttgttcttcgcAAGGCCAGCTCAGGTATCGAGAACATCATTATCACAGACCCAACCTGGTCGAACCACGATCTTCTCTTCAAAGAAATCGGTTTCAACGTAGTCAAAGCCCCCTACTACAAAGATCGAAGCTTCGACTTTGAAGGTTACATCAGCGCACTGAAGAAAGCCGATAAGCGTTCTGCTGTTATTCTCCACGCATGCGCCCATAATCCAACTGGCTGCGATCCAACTCGTGATCAATGGAAACAAATTGCAGCTGTGATTAAAGAGAACGGAATCTTTCCAATCATCGATTCAGCCTATCTAGGCTTCAACTCGGGAAACTACGATGAAGATGCATGGGCGATCAAGTACATCGTCGAAGATCTAGGCCTCGAAGCCGCGATATGCATGTCCTTCGCCAAGAACATGGGTCTCTACGGAGAGAGAGTAGGGCTGACAGCAATCGTGACAAAGTCTGAAGACTCCAAGCGAACGGTGTTTTCCTTGCTCCAGAATGCTCAGCGACAGACTGTCTCGAATCCTCCGGTCTATGGAGCTAGAATTGCAGCCACTGTCCTTGGAACCCCCGACCTTTCAAAGAAATGGCATCAAGACCTTGTTACCATGTCTTCGAGAATCAgatcgatgaggaagaaattGTATGATGAGCTTGTGCGGCTGGGGACCCCGGGAGACTGGTCGCATATTGTTAACCAGACTGGCATGTTTGGGTACACTGGTATCAGCAAACCTCAGATTGAACGTTTGGAAG AACAATATCACATCTACATGGCGAATACGTCAAGGATAAGTCTGGCCGGCCTGAATGATCACAACGTTGAGTATGTGGCGAAATCGCTAGATGAGGTGGTTCGAAATGTGCTGTGA
- a CDS encoding probable delta-1-pyrroline-5-carboxylate dehydrogenase translates to MASSVRALTSKGRLTPLCRVRASTPAISLQRRGNATIVPFRLPAARNEPNPTYTKNSPERAKVEAALKKLRSQLPLKSEIIFNGVSQKIHANEDQVLPAEHATTFTNYPLASKEQVSAAIESALKAKKDWQNTPFVDRAAIFQRAAELATTKYRYELIASTMLGQGKNVWQGEIDAAAELADFFRLAGHYAAEIMSKQPERGTDGIWTRIDYRPLEGFIYAVSPFNFSAIGGNLIAPAILGNVVLWKPSQYNIHPSTIIYKILQEAGLPKDVIQFVPGDAAEITETVLAHREFAGLNFVGSSEVFRSIYGKIGQGIAEKRYRDFPRVVGETSGKNFHLVHPSADINNVVNHTIRGAFEYQGQKCSATSRAYIPESKAKEFFSLMQQKMKDITQGSPDKDFEAFMGPVIHGRSFEKIKNIIDESNKDPQVKLIAGGKYDGSVGYFVKPTVYQVDSPDHRLFNEEIFGPVLAVYVYKDSDFTPMLKNIDENGGGLALTGAVFAQDRAALREAEDALRYSAGNFYLNCKTTAALIGQQSFGGARSSGTNDRAGSPDMLRRFVSPRLVKEEFFELREFLYPSNTQ, encoded by the exons atggcttcttctgttcGTGCTTTGACGTCAAAGGGTCGTTTGACTCCTCTCTGCCGTGTTCGTGCTTCTACACCTGCGATTTCACTGCAGAGGCGAGGCAATGCTACGATTGTGCCTTTCAGACTCCCCGCCGCTCGCAATGAGCCCAAC CCCACATACACAAAGAACTCGCCTGAGCGCGCAAAGGTAGAAGCAGCCCTAAAGAAACTCCGCTCTCAACTCCCTCTCAAGAGCgaaatcatcttcaacggcGTGTCCCAAAAGATCCACGCCAATGAAGACCAAGTCCTCCCCGCAGAACACGCCACAACATTCACAAACTACCCCCTCGCGTCAAAGGAGCAAGTCAGCGCTGCTATCGAGTCTGCCCTCAAGGCGAAGAAGGACTGGCAAAACACACCGTTCGTCGACCGTGCCGCTATCTTCCAGCGCGCCGCGGAACTTGCTACTACAAAGTATCGATATGAGCTTATCGCTTCGACGATGTTGGGACAGGGAAAGAATGTTTGGCAGGGTGAGATTGATGCTGCAGCTGAGTTGGCGGATTTCTTCCGTCTGGCTGGCCATTACGCTGCTGAGATTATGAGCAAGCAGCCTGAGCGTGGAACAGATGGTATTTGGACGCGCATCGACTACCGACCTCTTGAGGGATTCATCTACGCTGTTTCGCCCTTCAATTTCTCTGCCATCGGCGGAAACCTGATCGCTCCCGCTATTCTCGGCAACGTTGTCCTCTGGAAGCCTTCGCAGTACAACATTCACCCCAGCACTATCATCTACAAGATCCTCCAGGAGGCCGGTCTTCCCAAGGATGTTATCCAATTCGTCCCTGGCGACGCCGCCGAGATCACCGAGACTGTCCTTGCGCATCGCGAATTCGCTGGTCTCAACTTTGTTGGTTCTTCAGAGGTTTTCCGCTCGATCTATGGAAAGATTGGTCAGGGTATTGCTGAGAAGCGATACCGTGATTTCCCTCGTGTTGTCGGCGAGACCTCCGGAAAGAACTTCCACCTTGTTCACCCCTCTGCCGATATCAACAACGTCGTCAACCACACTATCCGAGGTGCCTTTGAGTACCAAGGTCAGAAGTGCTCTGCTACTTCTCGTGCCTACATCCCTGAGTCGAAGGCCAAGGAGTTCTTCTCTCTTATGcagcagaagatgaaggacatCACACAAGGTAGCCCTGACAAGGACTTTGAGGCTTTCATGGGCCCTGTCATCCACGGCCGATcttttgagaagatcaagaataTCATTGATGAGAGCAACAAGGATCCTCAGGTCAAGCTCATCGCCGGAGGAAAGTATGATGGTTCTGTTGGATACTTTGTCAAGCCTACTGTTTACCAGGTTGACTCACCCGATCACCGTCTCTTCAACGAGGAGATCTTCGGCCCTGTTCTTGCCGTCTATGTCTACAAGGACTCTGATTTCACCCCTATGCTCAAGAACATTGATGAGAACGGCGGTGGTCTTGCCTTGACTGGTGCTGTCTTCGCTCAAGACCGTGCTGCCCTCcgtgaagctgaagatgctcTTCGCTACTCTGCTGGTAACTTCTACCTTA ACTGCAAGACAACTGCGGCTCTCATCGGCCAGCAATCTTTCGGTGGTGCTCGCAGCTCTGGTACCAACGACCGAGCTGGTAGCCCTGACATGCTTCGACGATTTGTGTCTCCTCGGCTTGTCAAGGAGGAGTTTTTCGAGCTTAGGGAGTTCTTGTATCCTTCCAACACCCAATAG